The following coding sequences are from one Solea solea chromosome 4, fSolSol10.1, whole genome shotgun sequence window:
- the LOC131458575 gene encoding olfactory receptor 10H1-like — MENQTDILLLEGLKVPHQSSVPAFILLLLIYVFIMVSNLGLVLLIATERSLHQPMYLLFCNMSVNDAFGASTLIPRLLSDALLPSTERFIPYIDCAAQAFCGHLHASTCHTVLMIMAFDRYMAICNPLRYAAIMTNRMVAMLSAWAWTVSLLLVSILVGLSVRLTRCRWVIFNPFCDNASLFKLSCESVLINNIYGLGYTIVLLGSSLGSVALTYLRIAAVCLSGRNAILNGRALQTCATHLAVYVIMLVSGSVVIILHRFPLLSDQRKLASIMFHVVPPALNAIIYGLQIKVVRQKIFIMFSSKTTTVKC, encoded by the coding sequence ATGGAGAACCAGACGGACATCCTGCTCCTGGAGGGGTTAAAGGTCCCGCACCAGTCCTCCGTCCCCGcctttatcctcctcctcctcatctacGTCTTCATCATGGTGTCAAACCTCGGCCTGGTGCTGCTGATCGCCACCGAGCGCAGTCTCCATCAGCCCATGTACCTGCTCTTCTGCAACATGAGCGTGAACGACGCGTTTGGGGCGTCGACTCTCATCCCTCGCCTGCTGAGCGACGCCCTCCTCCCGAGTACAGAACGGTTCATCCCCTACATTGACTGCGCCGCTCAGGCGTTCTGTGGCCACTTGCACGCGAGCACGTGTCACACCGTGCTCATGATCATGGCGTTCGACCGCTACATGGCCATCTGCAACCCGCTGCGGTACGCCGCCATCATGACCAACAGGATGGTGGCGATGCTGTCGGCGTGGGCGTGGACTGTGTCTTTGCTGCTGGTGTCCATCCTCGTGGGCCTCAGCGTCCGCCTGACGCGCTGCAGGTGGGTTATCTTCAACCCGTTCTGCGACAACGCCTCACTCTTCAAACTCTCCTGCGAAAGCGTCCTGATCAACAACATCTACGGCCTCGGCTACACCATCGTCCTACTCGGCTCCTCCCTCGGCAGCGTCGCGCTCACGTACCTGCGGATCGCTGCGGTCTGTCTGAGCGGCAGGAACGCGATCCTGAACGGCCGCGCGCTGCAGACCTGTGCCACTCACCTCGCCGTCTACGTCATCATGCTCGTGTCGGGCTCCGTCGTCATTATCCTCCATCGTTTCCCCCTCCTGTCGGACCAACGCAAACTGGCCTCCATCATGTTCCACGTGGTTCCGCCCGCCCTGAACGCCATCATCTACGGACTGCAGATCAAAGTGGTGCGACAGAAAATCTTCATCATGTTCAGCAGCAAAACCACAACAgtgaaatgttaa
- the LOC131458523 gene encoding olfactory receptor 8G17-like, which translates to MENYTFNSITLQLEGLKVTEVSVYPVFFFFLLSYLLIILMNVGIVVLVFIDENLHQPMYLLFCNLPVNDIVGNSIMVPRLLSDILRPPSERLISYYECVLQAFTSHMFGTTSHTVLMIMAFDRYVAICNPLRYAAIMTNKTVVKLTASAWGVAFVLVGILLGLTIRLNRCRTLVTNPFCDNVSLFKLSCESVFINNIYGLTFTVVLFSSSIGSIVLTYTQISVVCLTSKNKSLNSKALKTCSTHLVLYLIMLISGFIVIILHRFPQYSEYRKLSVILFHLVPGSLNPLIYGVQSKEIRKFLLKLFQPKKAVPL; encoded by the coding sequence ATGGAAAACTACACATTCAACAGCATCACCCTGCAGCTGGAGGGGTTGAAGGTCACAGAGGTCTCTGTGTACCcggtctttttcttcttcttgctctCCTACCTGCTCATCATCCTCATGAACGTGGGCATCGTGGTCCTGGTCTTCATCGACGAGAACCTGCACCAGCCCATGTACCTGCTCTTCTGCAACCTGCCCGTCAACGACATCGTCGGGAACTCCATCATGGTGCCGCGGCTGCTCTCGGACATTTTGCGGCCGCCGTCCGAGCGCCTCATCAGCTACTACGAGTGCGTGCTCCAGGCGTTCACCTCGCACATGTTCGGCACCACGTCCCACACGGTGCTCATGATCATGGCCTTCGACAGATACGTGGCCATCTGCAACCCCCTGCGCTACGCCGCCATCATGACCAACAAGACGGTGGTGAAGCTGACGGCGTCCGCTTGGGGCGTGGCCTTTGTTCTGGTCGGGATTCTGCTCGGCCTGACCATCCGGCTGAACCGATGCAGGACTCTGGTCACGAACCCTTTCTGTGACAACGTCTCGCTGTTCAAGCTCTCCTGCGAGAGCGTGTTCATCAACAACATCTACGGCCTCACGTTCACCGTGGTGCTGTTCTCGTCGTCCATCGGCAGCATTGTCCTCACGTACACGCAGATCAGCGTGGTTTGTCTTACCAGCAAGAACAAGTCTCTGAACAGCAAGGCCCTGAAGACCTGCAGCACTCACCTGGTGTTGTATCTCATCATGCTGATCAGCGgcttcatcgtcatcatcctGCACCGATTCCCCCAGTACTCAGAGTACAGGAAGCTGTCGGTCATTTTGTTTCACCTGGTCCCCGGCAGCCTCAACCCACTCATTTACGGCGTTCAGTCAAAAGAGATCCGGAAATTTCTGTTGAAACTGTTTCAGCCTAAGAAAGCTGTACCTTTatga
- the LOC131457994 gene encoding olfactory receptor 52E8-like, which translates to MENITVGVDILLLEGLRVTPQSSVPAFVLLLLIYVFIMVSNLGLVLLIATERSLHQPMYLLFCNMSVNDAFGASTVIPHLLMDVFTPLTQRYVHYHQCVVQAFCAHFHGATSHNVLTIMAFDRYLAICKPLRYAAIMSNRMVVALSAWAWAAAFVMVAALVALSARLSRCRHIIRNPFCDNASLFKLSCENVLINHVYGLGTAASTMACSLSAVTLTYLRIATVCLSRRDAALSGRALQTCASHLAVYVILLLSGNVILILHRFPQLSQHRKLASVLFHVVPPAMNAVIYGLQIKVVREKIVVIFSKKKSQNGAEKRAS; encoded by the coding sequence ATGGAGAATATAACAGTGGGTGTGGACATCCTGCTCCTGGAGGGGCTGAGGGTCACGCCCCAGTCCTCCGTCCCCGccttcgtcctcctcctcctcatctacGTCTTCATCATGGTGTCAAACCTCGGCCTGGTGCTGCTGATCGCCACCGAGCGCAGCCTCCATCAGCCCATGTACCTGCTCTTCTGCAACATGAGCGTGAACGACGCGTTCGGGGCATCGACCGTCATCCCTCACCTGCTGATGGACGTCTTCACGCCGCTGACTCAGCGCTACGTTCACTACCATCAGTGCGTAGTGCAGGCGTTCTGTGCCCACTTCCACGGAGCCACGTCACACAACGTGCTCACGATCATGGCGTTCGACCGCTACCTGGCCATCTGCAAGCCGCTGCGCTACGCCGCCATCATGAGCAACAGGATGGTGGTGGCGCTGTCGGCGTGGGCGTGGGCGGCTGCCTTCGTGATGGTGGCGGCGCTGGTGGCCCTCAGTGCGCGCCTGTCACGGTGCAGACACATCATTAGGAACCCGTTCTGCGACAACGCCTCGCTGTTCAAGCTCTCCTGCGAGAACGTCCTCATCAACCATGTGTACGGCCTCGGCACCGCCGCGTCCACCATGGCGTGCTCCCTCTCCGCCGTCACGCTCACGTACCTGCGCATCGCCACGGTGTGCTTGAGCCGCAGGGACGCGGCGCTGAGCGGCCGCGCGCTGCAGACGTGTGCGTCGCACCTCGCCGTCTACGTCATCCTGCTGCTGTCGGGCAACGTCATCCTCATCCTGCACCGCTTCCCGCAGCTCTCCCAGCACAGGAAGCTCGCCTCCGTCCTGTTCCACGTGGTCCCGCCCGCCATGAACGCCGTCATCTACGGCCTGCAGATCAAAGTGGTGCGGGAGAAGATCGTCGTCATCTTCAGCAAGAAGAAGTCGCAAAACGGAGCGGAGAAACGAGCGAGTTGA